In a genomic window of Drosophila takahashii strain IR98-3 E-12201 chromosome 3L, DtakHiC1v2, whole genome shotgun sequence:
- the wac gene encoding augmin complex subunit wac: MKMQNLKIQEEIKALKGLGQQYEEQLKLASVELGDFSDEDLSLLERCVQYYALSHIHDFNLDYLRDFYSAKKRDCIENRQTIVQQRIELQRIKTAIEEAARDVAVLERFKGAAKGRLIPDAVVLQRNNENLATKQSLLDRQKKLKMPNDFNIENIIEKVDSLERR, from the exons ATGAAAATGC AGAACTTGAAGATTCAGGAGGAAATCAAGGCGCTGAAGGGCCTAGGCCAGCAGTACGAGGAGCAGTTGAAGCTGGCCAGCGTAGAGCTGGGCGACTTCTCTGACGAAGATCTGTCACTTCTCGAGAGATGCGTGCAATACTATGCCCTTTCCCACATCCACGACTTCAATCTGGACTACTTGCGGGACTTTTACTCCGCCAAGAAGAGGGACTGCATCGAGAACAGGCAGACCATAGTGCAGCAGCGCATAGAGTTGCAGCGCATCAAGACCGCCATCGAGGAGGCAGCCAGGGACGTAGCCGTGCTGGAACG GTTTAAGGGTGCTGCGAAGGGACGACTCATCCCGGATGCCGTTGTTTTGCAGCGAAACAACGAGAATCTGGCCACCAAACAGTCTTTGCTGGACAGACAAAAGAAACTCAAGATGCCGAATGACTTCAACATTGAGAACATCATTGAGAAAGTGGATTCGCTGGAGCGGCGCTAG